In Edaphobacter paludis, a single window of DNA contains:
- a CDS encoding ROK family protein — MCANIDTQQTRKTGLLGIDIGGTKTAIVLSASPPNVLWREEFETLPALGAEHAVRRILTLARRGVEETGCISAAIGVSCGGPLDRVRGIIQRPPNLPTWDDIPIKDILEQEFGVPCFVENDANAGAVAENRFGAGKGCRHMVFLTMGTGLGAGLILNGQIFHGANAMAGEIGHVRLTDSGPMGYGKTGSVEGWASGGGMAQHAASSVQEALQAGKFTMLAEALPDITARDVGQALLAGDSVAAQIVRRTGWRLGEALAILVDVLNPQRIVIGGLALRFGEALLEPARQRMREEALADTAAVCEIVSAALGERIGDVAALCVAMGLHTNPDAA, encoded by the coding sequence TTGTGCGCAAACATCGATACCCAGCAAACCCGTAAGACGGGGTTGCTGGGTATCGACATCGGAGGGACTAAGACCGCCATCGTTCTTTCGGCATCTCCTCCTAATGTGCTCTGGCGCGAGGAGTTTGAAACTCTGCCCGCTTTGGGTGCGGAACATGCAGTGCGAAGGATCTTGACTCTGGCGCGTCGCGGGGTAGAGGAGACCGGCTGCATCTCAGCGGCAATTGGAGTGAGTTGCGGAGGTCCTCTTGACCGCGTACGCGGCATCATTCAGAGGCCGCCAAACCTGCCCACATGGGATGACATCCCCATCAAAGATATTCTGGAACAGGAATTCGGTGTGCCCTGTTTCGTGGAAAATGATGCGAATGCGGGAGCGGTTGCAGAGAACCGGTTCGGCGCAGGGAAAGGCTGTCGGCACATGGTGTTTCTTACCATGGGAACAGGGCTTGGCGCCGGCCTCATCCTGAACGGTCAGATCTTTCATGGCGCAAATGCCATGGCGGGAGAGATCGGACATGTCCGGCTTACCGACTCCGGGCCGATGGGGTATGGCAAAACCGGGTCAGTCGAGGGCTGGGCCTCCGGTGGAGGCATGGCACAACACGCAGCCTCGTCTGTTCAGGAGGCGTTGCAGGCCGGAAAGTTCACCATGTTGGCAGAAGCGCTTCCGGATATTACAGCTCGCGATGTGGGACAGGCCCTGCTAGCAGGCGATTCTGTCGCAGCGCAGATCGTGCGTCGCACGGGATGGCGGCTGGGGGAAGCCCTTGCCATTCTTGTGGATGTTCTGAATCCCCAGCGAATTGTGATTGGAGGCCTGGCGCTCCGGTTTGGCGAGGCGCTGCTGGAACCTGCGCGGCAGCGGATGAGGGAAGAAGCGCTTGCCGACACGGCTGCCGTATGTGAGATTGTTTCGGCGGCGCTTGGGGAACGCATTGGCGATGTGGCCGCGTTGTGTGTAGCGATGGGCCTGCACACCAATCCGGATGCAGCATAA